In a single window of the Veillonella sp. genome:
- the dnaX gene encoding DNA polymerase III subunit gamma/tau: MAYIALYRKYRPQTFTDVVGQHQVSDTLMRAIREDKVAHAYLFAGPRGTGKTSMAKIFARAINCEHGPTDHPCNECSACKSILSGQSMDVLEIDAASNRGIDEVRALRESVKFMPVEGRKKVFIIDEAHMLTTEAWNALLKTIEDPPAHVMFIFATTEIEKLPVTIVSRCQRYTFRRITSDDIAQRLSYVAEKEGFGLDSAAAQLIAVHADGGLRDALSILDQCAGMATGSITPQVVEELIGLVSKEWIIHFLDALRNGDGPKLLSYIHDALAEGRDATQIMEALIQHVRALLVGKVAPDADELKVYDAFKDEFLAQAESIDFNELNQYVRSAQSIMNDAKQVDNPRTIIEMGLLVLCAKLGSVDESLEDRVYALETAERSERNDLLNRMAQLEQRGPAVATAPAYGANSFGPPGGYANSFVPVDHTATVQSAPMSSEQNATVGTVPPPSGVGMMPPPTNVGMTPLPTNVGLTPPPLGAPGSTPPPMNGVGMAPPPMGGVGMAPPPNTGGGPQRPTRKQATGRGKKGISTQAIISDQILSAQEYRNVQSNVIKYLKDSNRNMTSTVIGQGQLVYVDQSKAVMAFKNTLHLNVMTNEVNLAEAADAFTYTLGYPVHVEIVDALTQVYKDYKKASGSTTQHQVKAPQRPPEPMVDVQKTSGGQPTQMDLTNPSAPQGTNNVPMGNSSVGANSAQDSSVSQAQQPTAQVGGSTTGEQSSKPDSGAVDAAKAAALAFLAKKTGGAVASAAVSDSANIATTEGQTSGGDVPITSFDGSPSVPVPDGEIPIESLAGSIEGDDIPVHSFDDVPVDDMEESYVSSLDDMPPHPLDSVTVISDDGEVLERPMDSGAHIEVEAVPKFNGGEQQGTPYQSDDHAMLSQAPIEVAPIDSVTVAREYAWDPEHMTEEERNNPLLAETLEKLSEDHDIIVEVIEE; encoded by the coding sequence TGTAAATCGATTTTGAGTGGCCAGTCCATGGATGTTCTTGAAATCGACGCCGCATCCAATCGTGGTATCGATGAGGTGCGTGCCCTTCGTGAAAGCGTCAAATTCATGCCTGTTGAAGGCCGTAAGAAGGTATTCATCATCGACGAAGCCCACATGCTTACGACGGAGGCGTGGAATGCTCTCTTAAAAACCATAGAAGATCCACCAGCTCACGTTATGTTTATTTTCGCTACTACAGAAATTGAAAAATTGCCTGTTACTATCGTATCTCGTTGTCAGCGCTACACCTTTAGACGCATTACGTCTGACGATATCGCACAGCGTTTATCCTATGTAGCAGAAAAGGAAGGCTTTGGCCTTGATTCTGCAGCGGCTCAACTCATTGCGGTTCATGCAGACGGCGGTTTGCGTGATGCCTTGAGTATCTTAGACCAATGTGCCGGTATGGCGACAGGCTCTATTACGCCGCAAGTAGTAGAAGAACTGATCGGTCTTGTCAGTAAGGAATGGATTATTCACTTCCTCGATGCGTTACGCAACGGTGACGGTCCTAAATTGTTGTCCTATATTCATGATGCCTTAGCAGAAGGTCGTGATGCGACACAGATTATGGAAGCCCTCATTCAGCACGTGCGGGCCTTGCTTGTAGGCAAGGTAGCACCTGATGCGGACGAGCTCAAGGTATACGATGCCTTTAAGGATGAATTCCTAGCTCAAGCTGAAAGCATCGATTTTAATGAGCTTAATCAGTATGTGCGCAGTGCTCAATCCATCATGAATGATGCAAAACAGGTGGATAATCCACGAACCATCATCGAAATGGGCTTACTCGTTTTATGTGCTAAATTAGGCTCTGTTGATGAAAGCTTAGAAGACCGTGTATATGCATTGGAAACGGCAGAGCGGTCCGAACGGAACGATTTATTGAACCGCATGGCTCAATTGGAGCAACGAGGTCCAGCTGTCGCAACTGCACCTGCTTATGGTGCTAATTCCTTTGGCCCGCCTGGTGGTTATGCCAATAGCTTTGTTCCTGTAGATCATACGGCTACTGTACAGAGTGCTCCCATGAGTAGTGAGCAAAATGCTACTGTTGGTACAGTACCACCTCCAAGTGGCGTAGGAATGATGCCACCGCCTACTAATGTAGGTATGACACCGCTGCCTACGAATGTAGGCTTGACACCTCCACCGCTGGGAGCTCCTGGTAGCACACCTCCTCCTATGAATGGAGTGGGCATGGCTCCTCCGCCGATGGGCGGTGTTGGTATGGCGCCACCACCAAATACGGGAGGCGGACCACAACGACCTACGAGAAAACAAGCTACAGGACGTGGGAAAAAAGGTATTAGTACACAGGCTATCATTAGTGATCAAATCTTGTCGGCTCAAGAGTATCGCAATGTACAGTCCAATGTCATTAAATACTTGAAGGACAGCAATCGCAATATGACCTCCACCGTAATTGGACAAGGTCAACTTGTATACGTAGACCAAAGCAAGGCGGTTATGGCCTTCAAAAATACATTGCATCTCAATGTAATGACCAATGAAGTAAACTTAGCAGAAGCAGCAGATGCTTTCACCTATACGCTAGGCTATCCAGTACATGTAGAAATTGTTGATGCCCTCACACAAGTTTACAAAGACTATAAAAAGGCCTCTGGTAGTACGACGCAGCACCAAGTAAAAGCGCCGCAACGTCCACCAGAACCGATGGTAGATGTACAGAAGACCTCTGGAGGTCAACCGACACAAATGGATTTAACAAATCCATCGGCACCACAAGGCACTAATAATGTACCAATGGGAAATAGTTCAGTAGGAGCTAATAGCGCTCAAGATAGTAGCGTGTCACAAGCTCAACAACCTACCGCACAGGTTGGCGGTTCAACCACTGGTGAACAATCTAGTAAGCCTGATTCCGGAGCGGTAGACGCGGCAAAAGCGGCGGCTTTGGCCTTCTTAGCGAAAAAGACTGGCGGTGCTGTTGCAAGTGCTGCCGTTAGTGATAGTGCGAATATAGCTACAACAGAAGGGCAAACATCTGGTGGAGATGTACCGATTACATCCTTTGATGGCAGTCCGTCTGTACCCGTTCCAGATGGAGAAATCCCTATCGAGTCTCTAGCAGGTTCTATTGAAGGCGATGATATTCCAGTTCATTCCTTTGACGATGTACCTGTAGACGATATGGAGGAATCTTACGTATCATCCTTGGATGATATGCCACCACATCCATTAGATAGTGTCACTGTTATTAGTGATGATGGGGAGGTCTTAGAACGCCCTATGGATAGCGGGGCGCATATTGAGGTAGAAGCTGTCCCAAAGTTTAATGGGGGCGAACAACAGGGAACCCCTTATCAAAGTGATGATCATGCTATGCTTTCACAAGCACCTATTGAAGTAGCGCCCATCGATAGCGTGACGGTAGCTCGTGAATACGCATGGGATCCAGAGCATATGACAGAAGAGGAGCGAAACAATCCTCTCTTGGCAGAAACATTAGAGAAATTATCTGAAGACCACGACATTATCGTCGAGGTCATTGAAGAATAA
- a CDS encoding YbaB/EbfC family nucleoid-associated protein, whose product MFGKGMGNMAGMMKKVQKMQADMKKMQEELKTRTVEASVGGGAVTVVMNGEKIIESLKLNPTAVDPEDVEMLEDLVMAAVNEASKKVDDLLAQEMGKVTGGLNLPTGLF is encoded by the coding sequence ATGTTTGGTAAAGGTATGGGCAATATGGCTGGCATGATGAAAAAAGTTCAAAAAATGCAAGCAGATATGAAGAAAATGCAAGAAGAATTGAAAACTCGTACAGTAGAGGCTTCCGTTGGTGGCGGTGCTGTAACAGTTGTGATGAACGGTGAAAAAATCATCGAGTCTTTGAAATTGAACCCAACTGCAGTTGATCCTGAAGACGTAGAAATGTTAGAAGATTTAGTGATGGCTGCTGTAAACGAAGCTAGCAAAAAAGTAGACGACCTCTTGGCTCAAGAAATGGGCAAAGTAACTGGTGGTCTTAACTTGCCAACAGGTTTATTCTAA
- the recR gene encoding recombination mediator RecR — protein sequence MTNALERLVEQLRRLPGIGSKSARRLAYHLVEMPKEEVDRLVETIVEAKGATRHCSICFNLSAQDPCEFCSNPNRDQTTIMVVETSRDVIAIERSGDYKGLYHVLEGALSPMEGIGADDIRVKELIARLRDGVVQEVILATDPDVEGEATALYLARLLSPSGIKVTRIARGVPVGGDIEYADELTLGGAVVNRQEMKG from the coding sequence ATGACAAATGCTTTAGAACGGCTCGTAGAGCAGTTGCGCCGCTTGCCAGGTATCGGCTCCAAGTCGGCTAGACGCTTGGCCTATCATTTGGTAGAAATGCCGAAGGAAGAGGTAGACCGTCTCGTGGAAACCATCGTAGAAGCGAAGGGGGCTACGCGTCACTGTTCTATTTGCTTTAACTTATCAGCTCAAGACCCTTGTGAATTCTGTAGCAATCCAAACCGGGATCAAACGACGATTATGGTCGTTGAAACATCTCGCGATGTTATTGCTATCGAGCGCAGTGGTGATTATAAGGGCTTATATCACGTGTTGGAAGGCGCTTTGTCCCCTATGGAGGGCATCGGTGCTGACGATATTCGCGTAAAAGAATTGATTGCCCGCCTTCGTGATGGTGTCGTACAAGAGGTTATTCTCGCTACTGACCCAGATGTAGAAGGGGAGGCGACAGCTCTCTATTTGGCGCGTTTATTAAGTCCAAGTGGCATTAAGGTAACGCGCATTGCCCGCGGTGTTCCTGTAGGTGGCGATATCGAATATGCCGATGAATTAACATTAGGCGGTGCTGTAGTGAACCGCCAAGAAATGAAAGGATAA
- a CDS encoding 3'-5' exonuclease, which translates to MLINREQQRVIDEVEQNILLLASAGTGKTNTLAYRVAHLIEGGYAKAENILCMTFTNKAANEMKDRIQSLVGSPAKAVEVSTFHSFCFFVLQQEGKRNETLYTDVTIFDEEDCKELSEPYRPGKLREMSFANIIGMVKEYRSLYGFYSDNLVGDYKRTIDRLQKEQRPAIEQQFSSFGNVLYSELHDFLNHGHEWIAAYDESLASVHGLDFTDLICGVHRLFQDPVVRERWRSRYSYISVDEMQDTGILEYKVLEMLWEGNHVLLCGDYFQTIYEWRGSDPFRLLKQFDADFKPLKIIFYENYRSNWTLFTMAFKTLQNMFPDLVGSIYTELPRANSERKGKPVLIKGCKNSYLEGRYIYEAICALPKDANIGVLVRDNKKAQRLSDSFERLNNEKPEDERRHFMIIDEFKFFRRQEIKDVMAYFKLLMNPNDSVSAKRIIKRYVAGIGDARIAAIESPETRQVGLNLTDFMDMPIFEAEPYAKLVSGLENHEVVVYDVESTGTDTSQDRIIQIAAIRIDENGQVLETFECFINPGVPVGQSEEVHGFSDAYLQEHGEDPATVLQAFKEFSKDAIIVGHNVNYDVTIFTNELARHNLGNPEFKAIYDTLDIYRRFYPNLPNHKLGFLASEFPIHHEPTHNAMDDILATAQLLNYAVKENIVPTTTGRMVAINKYKAAFTNIASQMATLRRKAYTELPTKLLAYIMNQMGVLEYYKSHGESAKVEHIRDLYRIMEKLDAAYEGPAGLARLNQILQMAALTAGEPAQQVRNEDRIPIITIHQAKGSEFDHVFLAGLNEGTFPSPFAIAEGREDEEKRLFYVAITRPKQELIITFEQTNIRGRAVQPSSLLNYMPRDPELVERRY; encoded by the coding sequence ATGCTTATCAATCGTGAACAACAACGCGTTATTGATGAAGTTGAACAGAATATCCTCTTGTTAGCGTCCGCTGGGACGGGAAAAACGAATACACTTGCTTATCGAGTGGCTCACCTCATCGAGGGCGGCTATGCGAAAGCGGAGAATATCTTGTGCATGACCTTTACGAATAAGGCGGCAAATGAGATGAAAGACCGCATTCAATCGCTCGTAGGCAGTCCTGCAAAGGCTGTGGAGGTTAGTACATTCCACAGCTTTTGCTTTTTCGTGCTCCAACAAGAGGGGAAGCGCAATGAAACCTTATATACGGATGTAACTATCTTTGATGAAGAGGATTGTAAGGAATTGTCTGAACCGTATCGTCCAGGTAAGTTGCGAGAAATGTCCTTTGCCAACATCATCGGCATGGTAAAAGAATATCGCTCTCTATATGGGTTCTATTCTGATAATCTCGTAGGCGATTATAAACGAACTATTGATCGTTTGCAAAAGGAACAGCGTCCTGCTATTGAGCAACAGTTTTCTAGTTTTGGTAATGTTCTTTATAGTGAACTTCATGATTTCTTGAACCATGGTCACGAATGGATTGCTGCCTATGATGAAAGCTTAGCCTCTGTACATGGTCTAGATTTCACAGATCTCATTTGCGGTGTTCATCGCCTGTTCCAAGATCCTGTAGTTCGGGAGCGTTGGCGTAGCCGTTATAGTTATATCTCTGTAGATGAAATGCAAGATACGGGCATTCTAGAGTACAAGGTACTTGAAATGCTTTGGGAAGGTAATCACGTCCTATTATGTGGGGACTATTTCCAAACAATATACGAATGGCGTGGGTCCGATCCATTCCGTTTACTCAAGCAATTTGATGCGGACTTTAAGCCTTTAAAAATCATTTTCTATGAAAATTACCGCTCTAACTGGACACTCTTTACGATGGCTTTCAAAACATTGCAGAATATGTTCCCTGATCTGGTAGGATCTATTTATACTGAATTGCCTCGCGCCAATAGTGAAAGAAAGGGTAAGCCTGTTCTCATAAAAGGCTGTAAAAATAGCTATCTTGAGGGACGGTATATCTATGAAGCTATCTGCGCCTTGCCAAAGGATGCCAATATTGGCGTTTTAGTGCGGGATAATAAAAAGGCACAACGGCTGAGCGACTCCTTTGAACGCCTCAACAATGAAAAACCTGAAGACGAACGCCGTCATTTTATGATCATTGACGAGTTTAAATTCTTTAGACGCCAAGAAATCAAAGACGTTATGGCCTATTTCAAATTGCTCATGAACCCGAACGACTCTGTCAGTGCTAAGCGCATTATTAAACGCTATGTTGCGGGTATTGGTGACGCTCGTATCGCCGCTATTGAAAGCCCTGAGACGCGTCAAGTAGGCTTAAATTTGACGGACTTTATGGATATGCCTATTTTTGAAGCAGAGCCTTATGCCAAGCTCGTTAGTGGCTTAGAGAATCATGAGGTTGTAGTATACGATGTGGAAAGTACGGGCACTGATACATCTCAAGACCGCATTATTCAAATTGCAGCTATTCGCATCGACGAAAATGGACAAGTGTTAGAGACCTTTGAATGCTTTATCAATCCAGGTGTACCTGTGGGTCAATCCGAAGAGGTGCATGGCTTCTCCGATGCGTACTTACAAGAACACGGCGAAGACCCAGCTACGGTGCTGCAAGCCTTTAAGGAGTTCTCCAAGGATGCCATCATCGTTGGTCACAATGTAAACTATGATGTGACTATCTTTACCAACGAATTGGCACGGCATAATTTAGGAAATCCTGAATTTAAGGCTATCTACGATACACTCGATATTTACCGTCGCTTCTATCCTAATTTGCCAAATCATAAATTGGGCTTCCTAGCTTCTGAGTTTCCTATCCATCATGAGCCTACGCATAATGCGATGGACGATATCTTGGCCACAGCACAGCTTTTGAACTATGCGGTAAAAGAAAATATCGTGCCTACCACAACAGGTCGTATGGTAGCGATTAACAAATATAAAGCGGCTTTCACCAATATTGCGTCCCAAATGGCGACCTTGCGTAGAAAGGCCTATACAGAGCTACCAACGAAGTTATTGGCGTACATTATGAACCAAATGGGGGTTCTAGAATACTACAAATCCCATGGGGAATCGGCGAAGGTAGAGCATATACGGGATCTATATCGCATCATGGAAAAACTTGATGCTGCCTATGAAGGTCCAGCTGGTTTGGCTCGATTAAATCAAATCTTGCAGATGGCAGCCCTTACGGCAGGGGAGCCTGCCCAACAGGTACGTAACGAAGATCGCATTCCAATCATTACCATACACCAAGCAAAAGGTAGCGAGTTTGACCACGTGTTCTTGGCAGGCCTCAATGAAGGAACCTTCCCAAGTCCTTTTGCTATTGCAGAAGGTCGTGAAGACGAAGAAAAGCGCTTGTTCTATGTGGCCATAACACGGCCTAAACAAGAGCTAATCATTACCTTTGAACAAACGAATATACGTGGACGAGCTGTTCAACCGAGCTCGCTACTTAACTATATGCCACGAGACCCTGAGCTCGTAGAAAGGAGATACTAA
- a CDS encoding RluA family pseudouridine synthase yields MARKTHRPDDILWTVNAADVEAAHSEKQDITLGAVLDTRYPRKSLVKLFEEKLIHINGHKATPKDVISECDEIWIAMAKEKIDYEPIEMDLHILYEDDDLLIVDKPAGVTVNSKDQVSLANGVAYYFKENGIKRKVRFLNRLDRDTTGCIVIAKSGLAQSLYQQQMDDNTFEKWYMATVEGIVEADEDSLVLPMDRSTDGIHYEVNPKGKETRTDFSVLCRHSSQPVDNSVHKLVKSVDIAQENVDIELQNVDKHGVNVDKSVHNSSKCGYTEVLVRLYTGKTHQIRVAFSHIGHPLVGDTLYGAQPTGQPFQLRAQKVVFTHMRTGKRITVTA; encoded by the coding sequence ATGGCGCGAAAAACACATCGTCCAGATGATATTTTGTGGACTGTCAATGCCGCAGATGTAGAGGCTGCACATAGTGAGAAACAAGATATTACACTTGGTGCAGTACTAGATACTCGATATCCTCGTAAGTCCTTAGTCAAGCTATTTGAGGAAAAACTAATCCATATCAACGGCCATAAGGCGACGCCAAAGGATGTTATCTCCGAATGTGACGAGATTTGGATTGCTATGGCGAAGGAAAAAATCGATTACGAACCAATTGAAATGGATCTACATATCCTATATGAAGATGATGATCTCCTCATTGTAGATAAGCCTGCTGGTGTGACAGTAAACTCTAAAGACCAAGTATCTCTTGCTAATGGTGTAGCATACTATTTTAAAGAGAATGGTATTAAGCGGAAGGTTCGTTTCTTGAATCGCTTAGATAGAGATACGACGGGCTGTATCGTGATTGCTAAAAGCGGTTTAGCCCAAAGTCTTTATCAACAGCAAATGGACGATAATACCTTTGAAAAGTGGTATATGGCCACTGTTGAAGGTATTGTAGAAGCTGATGAAGACTCTTTAGTATTACCTATGGATCGTAGTACTGATGGTATTCATTATGAAGTCAATCCAAAGGGGAAGGAAACGCGTACCGATTTTTCCGTCCTATGTAGACATTCTTCACAGCCTGTGGATAACTCTGTGCATAAGTTGGTAAAATCTGTGGATATAGCTCAAGAAAATGTGGATATAGAATTACAAAATGTGGATAAACATGGTGTAAATGTGGACAAATCTGTGCATAACTCATCAAAATGTGGATATACTGAGGTTTTAGTTCGTTTGTACACAGGGAAAACACATCAAATTCGTGTAGCTTTCAGCCATATAGGTCACCCTCTTGTAGGGGATACATTATACGGTGCACAACCGACAGGACAGCCTTTCCAATTGCGGGCTCAGAAGGTAGTATTTACACATATGCGCACAGGGAAACGCATTACGGTTACCGCGTAA
- a CDS encoding cation diffusion facilitator family transporter produces MILQENSAARNRGITLASIKGIIGNVVLVIFKMIVGLASNSIAIILDAVNNLTDVLSSVLTIVGTKLAAKGADKEHPFGHGRIEYMTTMAIAFIILGAGIGSLKESIDKILHPEVSTFDIPSLVIIAVAIVVKVVMGRYIKAQGEKYKSDALVASGIDALFDAVITFATLVSAGLVFFFNFDIQGYVGAVISVLILKAAYDILKEMYNHLLGVRADDNLIRDIKETIAQHPNVGGVYDLVLNSYGPGETIGSVHITVPDTMTMADIHPLTKGIAVHLYKKFGINMTVGVYAENQPSVEVLEIRQALDQVVSLYTHVVQVHAFYVHEEKKVIYYDIIFDFDEEDPHGTLEKIKAEMQKRCPDYVQFAIVDTDFSN; encoded by the coding sequence ATGATTTTGCAAGAAAATAGTGCAGCACGTAATCGGGGAATTACGCTTGCCAGTATAAAAGGTATTATAGGTAACGTCGTTCTCGTTATCTTTAAAATGATTGTAGGCCTTGCGTCTAACTCCATCGCTATCATCCTTGATGCGGTGAACAACTTAACGGATGTATTGTCCTCTGTATTGACCATCGTTGGTACAAAATTAGCCGCTAAAGGGGCCGATAAGGAGCATCCTTTTGGACATGGTCGCATAGAATATATGACTACCATGGCAATTGCCTTCATCATCCTTGGTGCAGGTATCGGATCTCTTAAAGAATCTATTGATAAAATTCTTCACCCTGAGGTATCTACCTTTGATATTCCAAGCCTCGTTATCATCGCCGTTGCTATTGTGGTGAAAGTTGTGATGGGCCGCTATATCAAGGCACAAGGCGAGAAATACAAATCTGATGCGCTTGTAGCGTCTGGTATAGATGCGCTCTTTGATGCAGTAATTACCTTTGCCACATTAGTATCTGCAGGCTTAGTATTCTTCTTTAACTTTGATATTCAAGGTTATGTTGGTGCAGTGATCTCTGTTTTGATTTTGAAAGCTGCTTATGACATTTTAAAAGAAATGTATAATCACTTGCTTGGTGTTCGTGCAGATGATAACTTAATCCGTGATATTAAAGAAACCATCGCTCAACATCCAAATGTAGGTGGTGTATATGACTTGGTTTTGAATAGCTACGGACCTGGTGAAACAATTGGCTCTGTACATATTACCGTACCAGATACGATGACTATGGCTGATATTCATCCTTTGACAAAAGGTATTGCTGTTCATCTTTATAAAAAATTTGGTATTAATATGACCGTTGGCGTCTATGCTGAAAACCAACCAAGTGTGGAAGTGCTTGAAATTAGACAAGCTCTTGACCAAGTTGTAAGCTTATATACACATGTTGTACAAGTACATGCCTTTTACGTACACGAAGAGAAGAAAGTTATCTACTACGATATTATCTTTGACTTTGACGAAGAAGATCCACATGGTACATTAGAAAAAATTAAAGCAGAAATGCAAAAACGCTGCCCTGACTATGTACAATTTGCTATTGTAGATACAGACTTTAGTAACTAA
- a CDS encoding immunity protein YezG family protein: protein MKKFALTTLAVMAAVGVLAVQPADAKKVQQDPSMALIDMPMNDEIQQVNGVSKSANKETQRLSNKLADATRVMIKKNWKTIYIKAVPTGDKAAVRFYYTDKNGQVYNGQVIRNTGLSKGKYMTGSLRQVEALQELVNHLQQNGQEVPSSIDLIITQGGYRTKTIFNYGEDTSNLPAYQQQFEQQNFPTMK from the coding sequence ATGAAGAAATTTGCTCTTACAACATTAGCTGTAATGGCGGCCGTTGGTGTGTTGGCGGTTCAGCCTGCAGATGCGAAAAAGGTACAACAAGATCCTAGTATGGCACTTATTGATATGCCTATGAATGATGAAATTCAGCAAGTCAATGGTGTATCTAAATCTGCAAATAAAGAAACACAACGTTTATCTAATAAGTTAGCAGATGCTACAAGAGTGATGATTAAGAAGAATTGGAAGACCATCTATATTAAAGCTGTACCTACAGGAGATAAAGCGGCTGTACGTTTCTATTACACAGATAAAAATGGTCAAGTATATAATGGCCAAGTCATTAGAAATACAGGCCTATCTAAAGGCAAATATATGACTGGTTCGTTGCGACAAGTTGAAGCGCTACAAGAATTAGTAAATCATTTACAACAAAATGGTCAAGAGGTACCATCCTCCATTGATCTTATCATTACCCAAGGTGGATATCGTACTAAGACAATCTTTAATTATGGCGAAGATACAAGTAATTTACCTGCTTATCAACAACAGTTTGAACAACAAAACTTCCCTACTATGAAGTAA
- a CDS encoding amino acid permease — translation MSDTHQLKRGLKNRHVQLLAIGGAIGTGLFLGSGRAIHLAGPSIIFAYLITGIICFFIMRALGELLLSNLNHHSFIDFVEDYLGDRAAFITGWTYWFCWLSLAMADLTAVGLYMQFWIPWLPQWIPALVVLVALLLMNLTAVKYFGEMEFWFALIKVIAIISLIIIGIIMIVTGFTTDAGVAAFSNMWNYGGWFPNGTMGFILSFQMVVFAFTGIELVGLTAGETEDPEKVIPMAINNIPLRIILFYVGSLAIIMSIYPWTAVNPSASPFVAVFTAVGIAAAAGIVNFVVLTSAASATNSGIFSTGRMIYALAKRGHAPSSMRRLTHSSVPYQATIFSAAVLLITVVLNYVMPEAVFVMITSISTFCFIFIWAMMVICHLKYRKKNPELAAQSKFKMPLFPVMNYIILAFFVFILGILALNEDTRIALLFTPIWFVILWAFYSMLNTDDEDALSEELIEMAGVKELYKKPKKEDSDDYII, via the coding sequence ATGTCTGATACGCATCAGTTAAAACGGGGACTTAAGAACCGGCACGTACAGTTGCTCGCCATTGGCGGTGCCATTGGTACAGGCTTATTCTTAGGCTCCGGCCGTGCCATTCACTTGGCAGGTCCATCCATTATTTTCGCCTACCTTATTACAGGTATTATCTGCTTCTTCATCATGAGAGCATTAGGCGAATTATTATTATCCAACTTGAATCACCACTCTTTTATCGATTTCGTAGAAGATTATTTAGGTGATCGAGCAGCATTTATCACAGGATGGACATACTGGTTCTGTTGGCTTTCACTAGCCATGGCCGATTTAACAGCCGTAGGCCTCTATATGCAGTTCTGGATACCATGGCTGCCTCAATGGATACCGGCCCTTGTCGTCTTGGTGGCCTTGCTATTAATGAACTTAACAGCTGTAAAATATTTCGGTGAAATGGAGTTCTGGTTTGCCTTGATTAAGGTAATCGCCATTATCTCCCTCATCATCATCGGTATCATCATGATTGTCACAGGCTTTACTACAGATGCGGGTGTTGCCGCCTTTAGTAATATGTGGAATTATGGGGGCTGGTTCCCGAACGGAACGATGGGCTTTATCTTATCATTCCAAATGGTTGTTTTCGCTTTCACAGGTATCGAGCTCGTAGGTTTGACAGCTGGTGAAACAGAGGATCCTGAAAAGGTTATCCCTATGGCGATTAACAACATTCCATTACGCATTATTTTGTTCTATGTGGGCTCTTTGGCTATCATCATGAGTATTTATCCTTGGACAGCCGTCAACCCATCTGCTAGCCCATTTGTAGCCGTATTTACAGCAGTTGGTATTGCAGCCGCTGCAGGCATCGTAAACTTTGTAGTTCTTACATCTGCTGCATCTGCAACAAACTCGGGTATCTTTAGTACAGGCCGTATGATTTACGCCCTTGCTAAACGCGGTCATGCGCCAAGCTCTATGCGCCGCTTAACACACAGCAGTGTACCATACCAAGCTACCATTTTCTCTGCTGCAGTACTATTAATTACAGTTGTACTCAACTATGTAATGCCAGAAGCAGTATTCGTCATGATTACATCTATCTCTACATTCTGCTTCATCTTTATTTGGGCAATGATGGTTATTTGTCACCTTAAATATCGCAAAAAAAATCCTGAATTAGCGGCACAATCTAAATTCAAAATGCCTCTATTCCCAGTGATGAATTACATCATCCTTGCGTTCTTTGTTTTCATTCTAGGTATTCTCGCCTTAAACGAAGACACTCGAATTGCCCTCTTGTTTACACCAATTTGGTTCGTAATTCTCTGGGCCTTCTACTCCATGCTTAACACAGATGATGAAGACGCTCTCAGTGAGGAACTTATCGAGATGGCTGGTGTAAAAGAACTTTACAAAAAGCCTAAAAAAGAAGATTCTGACGATTACATAATCTAA
- a CDS encoding pyridoxamine 5'-phosphate oxidase family protein, translated as MRRQDRKVTDIDEIKGILNSTRIIHLGMMDSDYPYVVPLHFGYEFIDEVLYIYVHGHYEGKKFSLIQANPHVFIEIDGSDEALVSGGDIPCKYSSVYSSVMGRGEATYLESIDEKSHGLQVLMKHQTGREFTFTEAMVNSVGVVQIKIVDYTAKRRRQLEQDTIMPPLTK; from the coding sequence ATGAGACGACAAGACCGCAAGGTTACAGATATAGATGAAATTAAGGGCATTTTAAATAGTACTCGTATCATTCACCTAGGCATGATGGATAGTGATTACCCTTACGTGGTGCCCTTACATTTTGGATATGAATTTATAGATGAGGTACTTTATATCTATGTACATGGCCATTATGAGGGAAAAAAGTTTAGTTTGATTCAAGCGAATCCACATGTATTTATTGAAATTGATGGTAGCGATGAAGCCCTCGTTTCAGGTGGAGATATACCATGTAAATATAGTTCGGTATACTCTAGTGTGATGGGTCGTGGAGAGGCTACCTATTTAGAGTCTATTGATGAAAAATCTCATGGCTTACAAGTATTGATGAAACATCAGACAGGACGTGAATTTACTTTTACGGAAGCCATGGTAAACTCTGTGGGCGTAGTTCAAATTAAAATTGTCGACTATACGGCCAAAAGGCGAAGACAACTTGAACAAGATACTATTATGCCTCCATTAACTAAATAA